One Sediminibacillus dalangtanensis genomic region harbors:
- the crcB gene encoding fluoride efflux transporter CrcB, whose protein sequence is MIYLFVGIAGSLGAMLRYGIGLAFYQADAAFPISTLLINLAGSFLLAWLTGFVFTKANLSTAVQSAIGTGFVGSFTTFSTLSVETVDLFHDERLLLAILYVLTSIIGGLTMSKLGYQTVVRDESR, encoded by the coding sequence ATGATTTATCTTTTTGTCGGGATAGCTGGATCACTTGGTGCCATGTTACGGTATGGAATCGGACTGGCTTTTTACCAGGCCGATGCCGCATTCCCAATTTCTACTTTACTCATCAATTTAGCGGGAAGTTTTCTGCTAGCATGGCTGACAGGATTTGTTTTCACTAAAGCAAACCTTTCGACCGCCGTTCAATCGGCTATTGGCACAGGGTTTGTCGGCTCTTTTACCACTTTTTCTACATTAAGTGTCGAAACAGTTGATTTGTTCCATGATGAAAGGCTGCTGCTCGCCATTCTATATGTATTGACCAGCATAATCGGCGGCCTTACAATGAGCAAGCTGGGATATCAGACGGTAGTGAGGGATGAATCGAGATGA
- a CDS encoding fluoride efflux transporter FluC, which yields MSEIVFILVGIGGFVGAIARFAISQLVKRNFRFTIPAATVFVNVAGSFLLGLLNGLHVGEYILLLAGTGFCGAFTTFSTFKLEAVQLHLREQKRAFIFYTIFTYAGGIALAFVGYQLGMLFH from the coding sequence ATGAGCGAAATAGTATTTATCTTAGTAGGAATTGGCGGGTTTGTTGGTGCGATCGCCCGCTTTGCCATCAGTCAACTTGTAAAACGCAACTTTCGATTTACCATTCCGGCTGCGACCGTGTTTGTTAATGTTGCTGGTTCTTTTTTGCTCGGTTTATTGAACGGTTTGCATGTCGGTGAATATATCCTTCTTCTGGCGGGAACCGGCTTTTGCGGTGCCTTCACTACTTTTTCCACGTTCAAGCTGGAAGCAGTCCAACTTCACCTCCGCGAACAAAAAAGAGCATTTATTTTCTATACTATTTTTACTTATGCAGGCGGTATCGCTCTTGCTTTTGTCGGCTATCAGCTCGGTATGTTGTTCCATTAA
- a CDS encoding acyl-CoA dehydrogenase family protein has translation MVSYFLKAFVENQRQQELLETADRLAAKLKQRTEETEQSAQFSPENLQDLKEEGYVTLPLPEKFGGKQINLSELLMMQEKLAEGDGSAALSIGWHMGVVMELSEQQLWRQDQFEAFARELGEKKLVVNRAASEPATGSPTRGGIPETKAIRQDDHYIVNGRKTFTTMASVLDYYLVTAYVEEKEAVGSFLIPRGTPGVEVEHTWDTMAMRGTGSDDLVLKEVRLPEQALVEVNQGKPSKPKGWLLHIPACYLGIAVAARNDAVTFAKNYQPNSLNTPISEVSHIKQKIGEMDLKLLQAHYFMYAVARKWDESPESREQLGAELAAVKTSVTNASNEVVDLALRIAGGRGLSKQYNFERYYRNVRAGLHNPPMDDMVIQMLAGKALKSV, from the coding sequence ATGGTGTCGTATTTCTTAAAGGCATTCGTTGAAAATCAACGACAGCAGGAGCTGCTGGAGACAGCTGACCGTTTGGCAGCAAAACTAAAACAAAGAACGGAAGAAACAGAACAGTCGGCTCAGTTTTCGCCGGAAAACCTACAGGATTTAAAAGAAGAAGGATATGTAACGCTTCCGCTTCCAGAAAAGTTTGGCGGAAAACAAATCAATTTGAGTGAATTGCTGATGATGCAGGAGAAATTGGCGGAAGGAGACGGATCTGCAGCGTTGTCCATTGGCTGGCATATGGGAGTGGTAATGGAACTCAGTGAACAACAGCTATGGCGACAGGATCAGTTTGAAGCTTTTGCCCGTGAACTCGGAGAAAAAAAGCTGGTTGTCAATCGAGCTGCATCCGAGCCGGCCACCGGAAGTCCCACTCGTGGGGGCATACCCGAAACAAAAGCAATCAGGCAGGATGATCATTACATTGTCAATGGAAGAAAAACGTTTACCACCATGGCCAGCGTACTCGACTACTATCTCGTAACTGCTTATGTAGAAGAAAAAGAAGCAGTCGGCTCTTTTTTAATCCCGCGTGGTACACCAGGAGTCGAGGTTGAACATACCTGGGACACCATGGCGATGCGGGGAACGGGCAGTGATGACCTGGTCCTCAAGGAGGTAAGGTTGCCTGAACAGGCTTTGGTTGAAGTGAATCAAGGAAAACCCTCCAAACCGAAGGGCTGGCTGCTTCACATCCCGGCATGTTATCTGGGGATCGCAGTGGCCGCACGCAACGATGCTGTCACCTTCGCTAAAAATTATCAGCCAAACAGCTTAAATACGCCCATTTCCGAAGTATCGCATATCAAGCAAAAAATCGGCGAGATGGATTTGAAATTATTACAAGCACATTATTTCATGTACGCGGTCGCACGCAAATGGGATGAATCACCTGAGTCGAGAGAACAGCTTGGTGCAGAGCTTGCAGCAGTCAAAACATCCGTAACCAATGCGTCCAATGAAGTAGTGGATTTGGCACTACGGATTGCTGGTGGCAGAGGTTTGTCGAAACAGTACAACTTTGAACGCTATTATCGCAATGTGAGAGCGGGACTTCATAATCCGCCAATGGATGATATGGTCATTCAAATGCTTGCCGGAAAAGCGTTGAAATCTGTTTAA
- a CDS encoding YczE/YyaS/YitT family protein, with protein MQTLKQESPFYLAGLIILTLGIGLTIQSHLGTSPFDALLVGLYRTFGLTIGSWEIVVGFSMIVGNALAKKSRPEFSALITSFITGVGIDGWVFLLNDRIEPEKLVGQSVCFTAGLLFTAVGVATYLQSRIAPNPMDRSMIVITEITGWSVTYSRALISIILVLLAFLCSGAIGPGTLINALFSGVLISILLPYIKTLKHKVSMGKHTAPHC; from the coding sequence ATGCAGACGCTTAAACAGGAAAGTCCTTTTTATTTAGCAGGGCTGATCATTCTCACCTTAGGGATTGGTTTAACCATTCAATCGCACTTAGGAACATCTCCATTCGATGCCTTGCTGGTCGGATTGTATCGCACCTTCGGACTGACAATCGGCTCCTGGGAGATTGTTGTGGGTTTTTCCATGATTGTGGGAAATGCCTTAGCCAAAAAGAGCCGTCCCGAATTTAGTGCCTTGATTACTTCCTTTATTACCGGTGTAGGTATTGATGGCTGGGTATTTTTATTAAATGACAGGATAGAGCCGGAAAAATTGGTCGGACAGTCGGTTTGTTTCACTGCAGGGTTGTTATTCACGGCTGTTGGAGTGGCGACCTATCTTCAATCAAGAATCGCACCTAATCCTATGGACCGCTCCATGATTGTGATTACGGAAATCACCGGATGGAGCGTCACCTATTCAAGAGCTTTGATAAGTATCATTCTGGTTCTTTTAGCTTTTCTGTGCAGCGGGGCAATTGGTCCAGGCACCTTGATTAATGCCCTATTCAGCGGCGTTTTGATAAGCATTCTGCTCCCCTATATTAAAACGCTAAAGCATAAGGTAAGTATGGGAAAACATACTGCCCCTCATTGCTGA
- a CDS encoding methyl-accepting chemotaxis protein, producing the protein MKLFQFKRLRTKILAGFSVVILLVIGFGLYNYLSQEKVNQDTESIVAEQLPLLIADERAAFHIAEMIALTRGYVIYGDPDYLEQFDRYAEELEQMEKTILALSDNEQVKQLVAKGDEWETTVREQVFAVYKDGDEDQAISNLSLQVKPLAGELMEGFNDMAVQREAEIKTVGDGLVSSGKTTQITSVAISILVAVVGILIAVITARMITNPVSRVMKRMKLVAEGDLSREPLKVHSRDEVGQLVIAVNQMNENMRELVTEITSVSTTVSGQSEELSQSANEVKEGSNQVAVTMEELSSGSESQANTTTDLAASMAGFTDKIKEAHESGNTIHEKSGGVLKLTEEGSHKMHSSIAQMSQIDTIVKNAVEKVKGLDNQSKEISKLVGVIKDIAEQTNLLALNAAIEAARAGEQGKGFAVVADEVRKLAEQVSASVTDITGIVTSIQAESGSVAEALQGGYQEVENGTAQIKSTGQTFDGINHSINEMVDSVTVITGNLNSIVETSGQMSQSIEDIAAVSEESAAGIEETSASIQQTSSSMEEIADRSTELSRLADNLNGLIGRFKV; encoded by the coding sequence ATGAAACTATTTCAATTTAAACGGTTAAGAACAAAGATTTTGGCGGGCTTCTCAGTAGTTATTTTACTAGTAATCGGATTCGGACTTTATAATTATTTATCACAAGAGAAGGTAAACCAAGATACCGAGTCGATAGTCGCGGAACAGCTCCCTTTACTAATCGCAGATGAACGGGCTGCTTTCCATATTGCAGAAATGATTGCGTTGACTAGAGGATATGTGATCTATGGGGATCCGGACTATCTGGAACAATTTGATCGATATGCCGAAGAGCTTGAGCAGATGGAAAAAACGATTTTAGCTTTAAGCGATAATGAGCAAGTGAAACAATTGGTCGCCAAAGGGGACGAATGGGAAACGACGGTCCGGGAACAAGTATTTGCCGTATATAAGGACGGCGATGAAGACCAGGCGATTTCTAATTTATCCTTGCAGGTTAAACCGCTGGCTGGGGAATTGATGGAAGGTTTCAATGATATGGCTGTGCAAAGGGAAGCGGAAATCAAAACAGTCGGAGACGGTCTGGTTTCTTCAGGGAAAACAACACAGATTACCAGTGTAGCCATTTCCATCCTTGTTGCTGTGGTTGGTATCTTGATAGCAGTTATAACTGCGCGTATGATCACCAATCCCGTATCTCGGGTGATGAAACGGATGAAACTGGTTGCGGAAGGTGATTTGAGCCGTGAACCTCTGAAAGTTCATTCCCGGGATGAAGTCGGGCAGCTAGTAATAGCAGTCAACCAAATGAACGAAAATATGCGGGAATTGGTGACAGAAATCACCTCGGTTTCAACGACCGTTTCTGGACAAAGTGAAGAATTGAGTCAATCGGCAAATGAAGTAAAAGAAGGAAGCAACCAAGTGGCAGTCACGATGGAAGAGCTTTCTTCAGGCTCGGAATCGCAGGCTAATACCACGACAGATTTGGCTGCATCAATGGCCGGTTTCACGGATAAAATTAAGGAAGCGCATGAAAGCGGGAATACGATTCATGAGAAATCCGGAGGTGTCCTGAAGCTGACGGAGGAAGGCAGCCATAAGATGCATTCTTCCATTGCACAAATGAGCCAAATTGATACCATTGTCAAAAATGCCGTGGAAAAAGTAAAAGGATTGGACAACCAGTCAAAAGAAATATCAAAACTGGTTGGAGTCATAAAAGATATCGCGGAGCAAACCAATTTGCTTGCATTAAATGCCGCTATCGAGGCAGCGCGTGCAGGTGAGCAAGGAAAAGGCTTCGCAGTAGTGGCCGATGAAGTAAGAAAACTTGCTGAACAGGTATCTGCTTCGGTAACAGATATTACTGGTATCGTCACTAGCATACAAGCAGAATCCGGTTCTGTCGCCGAAGCCCTTCAAGGCGGATATCAAGAAGTGGAAAACGGGACAGCGCAAATCAAATCAACCGGACAAACATTTGACGGCATCAATCATTCCATAAATGAAATGGTCGACAGTGTCACGGTCATAACTGGAAACCTGAACAGTATCGTGGAAACAAGCGGGCAAATGAGCCAGTCAATTGAAGATATTGCTGCTGTTTCAGAAGAATCGGCAGCAGGCATCGAAGAAACTTCTGCTTCCATTCAGCAAACAAGCAGTTCGATGGAAGAAATCGCAGACAGGTCGACAGAACTCTCCAGGCTGGCTGATAATTTAAATGGATTGATTGGACGTTTTAAAGTGTAA
- a CDS encoding chemotaxis protein CheX encodes MTIFVRIFRKWGVVIIVTSEKNRVVKELYNETLKSIQAVIPLEAEIGKAKVLKESLTIPFGVVIEVTGDVEGTLVLKANDGLFGSIGEAMFGMPLEGEMLHSFSGELGNMIAGSMSTGIYEKGLETDITSPLVTSDGHKVLGNFHQALQVELIFETIGKMEIALLIHP; translated from the coding sequence ATGACTATTTTTGTTAGAATATTCCGAAAATGGGGAGTGGTTATCATCGTAACAAGTGAAAAGAATCGAGTTGTAAAAGAATTATACAATGAAACATTAAAGTCTATTCAAGCTGTCATTCCGTTGGAAGCAGAAATAGGCAAAGCAAAAGTACTAAAAGAATCTTTGACGATTCCTTTCGGCGTAGTAATCGAGGTAACGGGAGATGTCGAAGGTACTTTGGTTTTGAAAGCCAACGATGGTTTATTTGGATCGATTGGTGAAGCAATGTTCGGCATGCCGCTGGAAGGAGAGATGCTCCACTCCTTTTCGGGTGAGCTCGGCAATATGATTGCCGGCAGCATGTCAACTGGTATTTATGAAAAGGGATTGGAAACAGACATTACTTCTCCTTTGGTTACTTCGGATGGGCATAAGGTACTTGGAAACTTTCATCAAGCCCTACAGGTCGAGTTGATCTTTGAAACCATTGGCAAGATGGAGATCGCTTTGTTGATCCATCCATAA
- a CDS encoding siderophore ABC transporter substrate-binding protein, with the protein MTKRLAVLISILILAVFTAACGSQDSSSDDAAAASDNGEQETVTVEHELGKTEVPVHPEKVVVFDFGSLDTLKKLDVDVTAVPKENLPSYLADYDSEEYENAGTLFEPDFEKLSEIDPDLIIISGRTAEAYEDLNELAPTIHLGVDTTRYMDSFKENATVLGEIFGKESEVEEELATIDEQISDLNEKASASGKNSLIILTNDGSINAYGPGSRFGVIHDVFGFPAVDENIEASTHGQNISFEYLVEKDPDYLFVVDRNKVVGGESSAEKTLDNKLVQDTKAYKEENIVYLNPDYWYLSGGGLISVSEMVNEVASSME; encoded by the coding sequence ATGACAAAAAGATTAGCAGTGCTAATTTCCATTCTTATATTAGCTGTGTTTACAGCAGCATGCGGAAGTCAGGATTCATCCAGTGATGATGCTGCGGCTGCTTCAGATAACGGGGAACAGGAGACCGTTACGGTCGAGCATGAATTAGGCAAGACCGAGGTACCTGTCCATCCAGAAAAGGTAGTGGTATTTGACTTTGGATCACTCGATACATTGAAAAAACTTGATGTCGATGTAACAGCCGTACCAAAGGAAAATCTCCCTTCTTACCTAGCTGATTATGATAGTGAGGAGTATGAAAACGCCGGTACCCTTTTCGAACCGGATTTCGAAAAGTTAAGCGAGATCGATCCTGATCTAATCATCATTTCTGGCCGTACTGCCGAAGCATATGAGGATTTGAACGAGCTGGCACCTACCATCCATCTTGGTGTCGACACGACCAGGTATATGGATTCTTTTAAAGAAAACGCAACAGTACTGGGAGAAATTTTCGGTAAAGAGTCTGAAGTGGAAGAAGAACTGGCTACAATCGACGAGCAAATTTCCGACTTGAATGAAAAAGCTTCCGCAAGCGGGAAAAATAGTTTAATCATCCTTACCAACGATGGCAGCATCAATGCTTACGGTCCTGGTTCCCGTTTTGGCGTGATTCATGATGTATTTGGATTTCCGGCAGTTGATGAAAACATCGAAGCTTCCACACATGGACAAAATATATCTTTTGAATACTTAGTAGAAAAAGATCCGGACTATTTATTTGTCGTGGATCGGAATAAAGTAGTAGGCGGTGAATCCTCTGCCGAAAAAACATTGGATAACAAACTAGTACAAGATACAAAAGCATATAAAGAAGAGAATATTGTTTATCTGAATCCAGATTATTGGTACCTATCCGGCGGAGGATTGATTTCCGTGTCGGAAATGGTAAACGAAGTTGCTAGCAGTATGGAATAA
- a CDS encoding iron ABC transporter ATP-binding protein: MVVVKEVSKQYGMKNVVDNVSMNIPRGKITSFIGPNGAGKSTLLSMVSRLIAKDHGEILIDGQEVSESKNKELAKKISILRQSNHISIRLTVKELVSFGRFPYSQGKLSKEDKRFVDEAIAYMELQDIQDKFLDQLSGGQQQRAYIAMVIAQDTEYILLDEPLNNLDMKHSVQIMKVLRRLVNDLGKTVILVIHDVNFASVYSDYIVALKDGKIVNKGPTNEIIDKAVLKEVYDMDIDIQDIDQCRICLYFS; this comes from the coding sequence ATGGTAGTTGTAAAAGAGGTTTCCAAGCAATATGGAATGAAAAATGTAGTGGATAATGTATCAATGAATATACCACGAGGAAAAATTACTTCTTTTATCGGTCCAAACGGGGCCGGTAAAAGCACCCTGTTGTCGATGGTCAGCCGTTTAATAGCGAAAGACCATGGTGAAATTTTGATAGATGGCCAGGAAGTGAGTGAAAGTAAAAACAAAGAGCTGGCCAAGAAAATATCGATTTTGCGTCAGTCCAACCATATAAGTATCCGGCTTACTGTAAAAGAACTGGTCAGCTTTGGCCGCTTCCCTTATTCCCAGGGAAAATTAAGCAAAGAAGACAAGCGATTCGTCGATGAAGCAATTGCCTATATGGAGTTACAGGACATTCAAGACAAATTCCTCGATCAGTTAAGTGGAGGACAGCAGCAGCGGGCATATATCGCCATGGTCATTGCACAGGATACAGAATATATTTTGCTCGACGAGCCGCTGAACAATCTTGATATGAAGCATTCCGTGCAAATCATGAAAGTCTTGCGCAGGCTGGTCAATGATCTTGGAAAAACGGTCATCCTCGTCATTCATGATGTAAACTTTGCTTCTGTTTATTCTGATTATATTGTGGCATTAAAAGACGGAAAGATTGTGAACAAGGGACCGACAAATGAGATTATTGACAAGGCGGTCTTGAAAGAAGTGTATGATATGGATATCGATATCCAGGATATCGATCAATGCAGGATTTGTTTGTATTTTTCTTAA
- a CDS encoding iron chelate uptake ABC transporter family permease subunit, translated as MSAVLVLIFLFGSAGSNWDYILPRRTTKILAIVLTGGVIAFSTIIFQTITNNRILTPSIIGLDSLYLLIQTFIIFVFGSNSMMVLNKNFNFILSVGMMVLFAGVLYKLLFKQSGKNIYFLLLVGLIFGTFFESLSTFMQVLIDPNEFMIVQNKMFASFNNVNTDLLTISFVLVLLIAIYFWRFSKYLDVMALGKEQAINLGVDYDYVVKRMLVIIAILVSISTALVGPITFLGLLVANVAHEFLKTYRHRYLILGSVLISIVALVGGQLIVERVFSFSTTLSVIVNFVGGVYFIYLLLKESKAW; from the coding sequence ATGTCTGCTGTCCTGGTGCTCATCTTCCTGTTCGGAAGCGCAGGCAGCAATTGGGACTACATATTGCCAAGAAGGACAACGAAGATTTTGGCTATCGTGCTTACAGGCGGAGTAATCGCATTTTCAACTATCATTTTTCAAACCATCACCAACAATCGGATTCTCACTCCGAGCATTATCGGTTTGGATTCGCTCTACTTACTGATTCAAACGTTTATCATTTTTGTATTTGGATCTAATAGCATGATGGTTTTAAATAAAAATTTCAATTTCATTCTTTCTGTCGGCATGATGGTCTTGTTTGCCGGAGTGCTTTATAAGCTGCTTTTTAAACAGAGTGGCAAGAATATTTACTTTCTCCTTTTGGTCGGACTGATTTTTGGTACCTTTTTTGAGAGCCTGTCGACTTTCATGCAGGTTCTGATCGATCCAAATGAATTTATGATCGTCCAGAATAAAATGTTTGCCAGTTTCAACAATGTAAATACCGACTTGCTTACCATTTCATTTGTGCTGGTGTTGCTGATAGCGATTTATTTTTGGCGTTTTTCCAAGTATCTGGATGTGATGGCACTAGGAAAGGAACAGGCAATCAATTTGGGTGTTGATTACGATTATGTGGTCAAACGGATGCTGGTCATCATTGCAATTCTGGTGTCGATATCCACGGCACTGGTCGGCCCGATAACCTTTCTTGGCCTGTTGGTGGCAAATGTGGCCCACGAATTCTTGAAAACCTATCGCCATCGCTACCTGATTCTTGGGTCTGTTTTAATTAGCATTGTCGCCCTTGTCGGCGGACAGCTGATCGTTGAACGAGTGTTTAGCTTTTCCACGACCTTGAGTGTAATCGTCAATTTTGTCGGTGGTGTTTACTTTATCTATCTTTTATTAAAGGAGAGTAAAGCATGGTAG
- a CDS encoding ABC transporter permease yields MKLRYLALALLVLSFASLFIGVTSLSPSDIFHLTGDQLEILWVSRIPRLISILIAGMGMSICGLIMQQLSRNKFVSPTTAGTIDSARFGILMSLMLFSSAGPLQKMMVAFFFALLGTFIFMKILDKVKFKDAIFIPLVGLMFGNIVSSITTFFAYKEDLIQNMSSWLQGNFALIMQGRYEILFISIPLLAIAYLYANRFTIAGMGEEFSTNLGLNHKQVVNIGLVIVALVTTVVVLTVGMIPFLGLIIPNIVTIYQGDHLKKSLTHTALLGAVFVLACDVIGRVIIYPYEIAIGVTVGVIGSGIFLYLVLRRKAYE; encoded by the coding sequence ATGAAGTTACGTTATTTGGCACTGGCATTACTCGTATTATCTTTCGCGTCATTATTCATCGGAGTGACAAGCTTGTCACCTTCCGATATATTTCATCTCACAGGAGACCAGCTGGAGATTTTGTGGGTGAGCAGGATACCAAGGCTTATCAGTATATTGATTGCCGGAATGGGAATGAGCATATGCGGTTTGATTATGCAGCAGCTGAGCAGAAACAAATTTGTCTCTCCTACTACGGCTGGAACTATTGATTCGGCCAGGTTCGGCATTCTGATGTCGTTGATGCTGTTTTCTTCAGCAGGACCATTGCAAAAGATGATGGTTGCTTTTTTCTTTGCTTTGTTGGGAACCTTTATTTTTATGAAAATTCTCGACAAGGTAAAATTCAAAGATGCCATCTTCATTCCACTCGTTGGATTGATGTTCGGCAATATTGTCAGCTCGATCACTACTTTTTTTGCATATAAAGAGGATTTGATTCAAAACATGTCATCCTGGCTGCAAGGCAATTTCGCCTTGATTATGCAGGGGAGATACGAAATATTGTTTATCAGTATTCCATTGCTGGCTATTGCTTACCTTTACGCCAATCGCTTTACGATAGCCGGTATGGGCGAGGAGTTTTCAACCAACTTGGGGTTGAACCATAAACAAGTTGTCAATATCGGTTTGGTGATAGTCGCACTGGTAACTACGGTAGTCGTTCTGACTGTCGGAATGATTCCTTTTCTGGGTTTGATCATTCCGAATATCGTTACTATTTATCAGGGAGACCATCTGAAAAAAAGCCTTACTCATACTGCTTTACTAGGTGCCGTATTTGTTCTTGCCTGTGATGTGATCGGCAGGGTGATCATTTATCCCTATGAAATTGCCATCGGTGTCACCGTCGGCGTAATCGGCAGCGGGATTTTTCTATACCTGGTATTGAGGAGAAAAGCATATGAGTAA
- a CDS encoding glutaredoxin domain-containing protein, which produces MAKQVIIYSQETCSPCQAEKEWLKHNGIAFEDRDIRSDSQYMNEVMALGASATPVTVIQEDDEQEVVMGFDKERLAVLLGV; this is translated from the coding sequence ATGGCGAAACAAGTGATCATTTATAGCCAAGAGACCTGCAGTCCTTGTCAAGCGGAAAAAGAGTGGCTGAAACATAACGGAATCGCATTTGAAGACAGAGATATTCGCAGTGATTCTCAATATATGAATGAAGTGATGGCCTTGGGGGCAAGTGCTACTCCGGTGACAGTTATCCAAGAAGACGATGAACAAGAAGTTGTCATGGGATTTGATAAAGAACGCTTGGCCGTATTGCTGGGAGTCTAG
- a CDS encoding conserved virulence factor C family protein codes for MKLVSIEPTPSPHSMKINVDEELPAGQNHNYKQGDDLRSAPDYIQALFDIEGVKGIYRVADFLALERHPKYAWETILPAARQVFGEEQGEAVGNSGVGQIPVDAFGEVKVFIQMFRGLPMQVKLEDGEQEQRFGLPQRFLDAAMEASSASPNMVMERKWVEQSPRYGPLEEIGETVVDEITASYDDGRLKKLVKLAFQNETEQKGTAKERPSLEMLDDSDWKNRYAALDRLVEPDKEDLPFLAKALKDDKASIRRLATAYLGMIEDPDVLPYLYQALQDKVVTVRRTAGDCISDLGFKQAMPQMTESLKDKNRLVRWRAAMFLYEVGDENAIPALEAASNDPEFEVRMQVNLALERIKGGEEAKGSVWSQMTEATQKKTD; via the coding sequence ATGAAACTAGTATCGATAGAGCCTACTCCCAGCCCACATTCGATGAAAATCAATGTCGATGAGGAATTACCTGCAGGGCAAAACCATAACTATAAACAAGGAGATGACTTACGTTCTGCTCCTGATTATATTCAAGCACTATTTGACATAGAAGGTGTAAAGGGCATTTATCGTGTCGCAGATTTTCTTGCTTTAGAACGCCATCCCAAATATGCATGGGAAACAATACTCCCGGCGGCAAGACAGGTTTTTGGTGAAGAACAAGGGGAAGCAGTCGGCAATTCGGGAGTCGGCCAGATTCCTGTAGATGCTTTTGGCGAAGTGAAAGTATTCATCCAAATGTTCCGTGGATTACCGATGCAAGTAAAACTGGAGGACGGCGAGCAAGAACAGCGATTTGGACTGCCACAGCGGTTTTTAGATGCAGCAATGGAAGCATCCTCTGCCTCCCCTAACATGGTAATGGAACGGAAATGGGTCGAACAAAGTCCGCGGTATGGCCCGCTAGAAGAAATCGGAGAAACGGTGGTCGATGAAATAACGGCAAGTTACGATGATGGACGTCTCAAAAAATTGGTCAAGCTTGCTTTTCAGAATGAAACAGAGCAGAAAGGCACAGCAAAGGAGCGGCCAAGTCTCGAAATGCTGGACGACTCTGACTGGAAAAACCGCTATGCAGCATTGGACAGATTAGTGGAACCTGATAAGGAAGATCTTCCTTTTTTGGCTAAAGCACTAAAAGATGATAAAGCGTCGATCAGGCGTTTAGCCACAGCTTATTTAGGGATGATAGAAGATCCCGACGTTTTGCCTTACTTGTATCAAGCACTTCAAGATAAAGTCGTTACAGTCCGCCGCACGGCAGGCGATTGTATCTCAGATCTTGGTTTCAAACAAGCAATGCCACAAATGACTGAATCGCTGAAAGACAAAAATCGTCTTGTGCGTTGGCGTGCCGCCATGTTTTTATACGAGGTAGGGGATGAAAACGCGATTCCTGCCTTGGAAGCAGCCAGCAACGACCCAGAGTTCGAAGTGAGAATGCAGGTAAACCTTGCACTCGAGCGAATCAAAGGCGGCGAAGAAGCAAAAGGGTCGGTATGGAGCCAGATGACTGAAGCAACCCAAAAAAAGACCGATTGA
- a CDS encoding BrxA/BrxB family bacilliredoxin, protein MNAYEQYMKEISQPMRTELTEAGFKELTSTEAVDEFIHSAEGTSLVVVNSVCGCAAGLARPAVRESLNNSKKPDNLVTVFAGQDREATSRMREYFVGIEPSSPSMAIMKDGKVLHFIPREEIEDHEVEEIVSNLTQAYNEHC, encoded by the coding sequence ATGAATGCATATGAACAATATATGAAAGAAATTTCTCAGCCAATGAGAACGGAATTGACGGAAGCTGGATTTAAGGAATTGACTTCTACGGAGGCAGTCGATGAATTTATTCATTCAGCAGAAGGTACTTCTCTCGTCGTAGTTAACTCGGTCTGCGGCTGTGCAGCAGGACTTGCAAGACCTGCGGTAAGAGAATCTTTGAATAACAGTAAAAAGCCAGATAACCTGGTGACCGTGTTCGCCGGACAAGACCGGGAAGCTACTTCACGCATGCGTGAATATTTTGTTGGGATTGAACCGTCCTCCCCATCCATGGCAATTATGAAAGATGGAAAAGTACTCCACTTTATTCCGCGGGAAGAGATTGAAGATCATGAAGTGGAAGAAATCGTATCAAACCTTACCCAAGCTTATAACGAACACTGTTAA
- a CDS encoding alpha/beta-type small acid-soluble spore protein, protein MARRNKILVPEAREGLDRLKAKVSNSQNADNAKYETAEEQGIDLKQGSNGDIKAKDAGKIGGKIGGNMVKEMIEMAEKQIKNKR, encoded by the coding sequence ATGGCAAGAAGGAATAAAATCCTTGTTCCTGAAGCCAGGGAAGGCTTGGACAGACTTAAGGCGAAAGTATCCAATTCGCAAAATGCGGACAATGCCAAGTACGAAACAGCCGAAGAACAAGGGATTGATTTAAAACAAGGCTCCAATGGAGATATCAAAGCGAAAGATGCCGGAAAAATCGGCGGAAAGATTGGCGGCAATATGGTAAAAGAAATGATTGAAATGGCAGAAAAACAAATAAAAAACAAACGGTAA